From the Nocardiopsis changdeensis genome, one window contains:
- the proC gene encoding pyrroline-5-carboxylate reductase encodes MIAIIGAGKMGEALLAGMLAKGHAPEDVLVTEPRAEHAAELRERYGVEVVPAAEAAKRADTLLLALKPQDMVALLDEITPHLGHGRLVISVAAGLTTAVLESHLPPGTPVVRAMPNTPALMGQGMTAVAGGAHTGPAHLERAESLLGTVGEVIRVGEQHMDTVTAISGSGPAYFYFIAETMIEAGVAMGMPRATAQKLVGQTITGAAAMLNGSGEHPVVLREAVTSPGGTTAAALRELERHGVRAAFTDAIEAARDRSSALSGN; translated from the coding sequence ATGATCGCGATCATCGGTGCCGGGAAGATGGGCGAGGCGCTGCTCGCCGGGATGCTGGCCAAGGGCCACGCGCCGGAGGACGTCCTCGTCACGGAGCCGCGCGCGGAGCACGCGGCCGAGCTGCGCGAGCGCTACGGCGTGGAGGTCGTGCCGGCCGCCGAGGCCGCCAAGCGCGCGGACACGCTGCTGCTCGCCCTCAAGCCGCAGGACATGGTCGCCCTGCTGGACGAGATCACCCCGCACCTGGGCCACGGGCGGCTCGTCATCTCCGTCGCCGCCGGGCTCACCACCGCCGTGCTGGAGAGCCACCTGCCCCCGGGTACCCCGGTGGTGCGGGCCATGCCCAACACCCCCGCCCTCATGGGACAGGGGATGACCGCCGTGGCGGGCGGCGCCCACACCGGGCCCGCGCACCTGGAGCGCGCCGAGTCGCTGCTGGGCACCGTCGGCGAGGTGATCCGGGTCGGCGAGCAGCACATGGACACCGTCACGGCGATCTCCGGCAGCGGGCCCGCCTACTTCTACTTCATCGCCGAGACGATGATCGAGGCCGGGGTCGCGATGGGCATGCCGCGGGCCACCGCCCAGAAACTGGTGGGGCAGACCATCACCGGCGCGGCCGCCATGCTCAACGGCTCGGGGGAGCACCCGGTGGTGCTGCGCGAGGCGGTCACCTCGCCGGGCGGGACCACCGCGGCGGCGCTGCGCGAGCTGGAGCGGCACGGGGTGCGCGCCGCGTTCACGGACGCGATCGAGGCCGCCCGGGACCGCAGCAGCGCGCTCTCGGGGAACTGA
- a CDS encoding cytochrome c biogenesis CcdA family protein codes for MDPVGTTVLTGSLLMAVPLAIAAGLVSFLSPCVLPLVPGYLSYVTGMSAADVRKRTAVGGGTATLAEVDDELAGRRWTMVTGSALFIAGFTLVFVAVGGFIGWLGDLLVDYTDPITRVLGVLTVVLGLAFMGVLPGFAREFRFHRLPRAGLIGAPLLGVLFGLGWTPCIGPTLAAVQTLAFVEGGAGRGMLLSLAYCAGLGLPFIAASLLYRRALTAFGRLKRHTRTVTVIGGAMLVLVGLAMVTGLWTQWTIVMQGWAADYQTVI; via the coding sequence ATGGACCCCGTCGGCACCACCGTCCTCACCGGCTCCCTCCTCATGGCCGTCCCGCTGGCGATCGCCGCGGGGCTGGTCTCCTTCCTGTCGCCGTGCGTGCTCCCCCTGGTCCCCGGCTACCTGTCGTACGTCACCGGGATGAGCGCCGCCGACGTGCGCAAGCGCACCGCGGTCGGGGGCGGCACCGCCACCCTCGCCGAGGTCGACGACGAGCTCGCCGGGCGCCGCTGGACCATGGTCACCGGCAGCGCCCTGTTCATCGCCGGGTTCACCCTGGTGTTCGTGGCCGTGGGCGGCTTCATCGGCTGGCTCGGCGACCTCCTGGTGGACTACACCGACCCCATCACCCGGGTCCTGGGCGTGCTGACGGTCGTCCTGGGCCTGGCCTTCATGGGCGTCCTGCCCGGCTTCGCCCGCGAGTTCCGCTTCCACCGCCTGCCCAGGGCCGGACTGATCGGAGCCCCCCTGCTGGGGGTGCTGTTCGGCCTGGGCTGGACCCCGTGCATCGGCCCCACCCTGGCCGCCGTGCAGACGCTCGCCTTCGTCGAGGGCGGCGCCGGGCGCGGCATGCTCCTCTCCCTGGCCTACTGCGCGGGCCTGGGCCTGCCGTTCATCGCGGCCTCGCTCCTGTACCGCCGCGCCCTCACCGCCTTCGGGCGGCTCAAGCGCCACACCCGCACGGTCACCGTGATCGGCGGTGCCATGCTCGTCCTGGTCGGCCTGGCGATGGTGACCGGGCTGTGGACCCAGTGGACCATCGTCATGCAGGGCTGGGCCGCCGACTACCAGACGGTGATCTGA
- a CDS encoding acetoin utilization protein AcuC has protein sequence MAWDDGLTAYDFGPQHPMAPIRVELTMALARELGVLGAPGVSLLDVEPASDDLLALVHDRSYIEAVKRAGRTLEPDDAHMLGTADNPVFKDMHDAAALISGASVAAAKAVWTGESVHAANIAGGLHHAMRGNAWGFCVYNDPALAIAWLLEQGAKRIAYVDIDVHHGDGVQRAFYNDPRVLTISLHESPVTLFPGTGQAGETGGPDAEGYSVNVALPAGTGDSGWHRAFDAVVPPLLHEFQPEILVTQQGCDTHALDPLANLTLSVDGQRRAYAELHKLAQRTAGGRWVLFGGGGYGLVHVVPRAWTHLLAEAAGRPVDPDRETPQSWRDFVRERTGELAPLYMTDGRDVVFSPFEEGYDPGNPVDRAIHATRTAVFPSHGIDPSL, from the coding sequence GTGGCATGGGACGACGGGCTGACGGCTTACGACTTCGGCCCGCAGCATCCGATGGCACCGATCCGGGTCGAGCTGACCATGGCGCTCGCCCGCGAACTGGGGGTCCTGGGCGCCCCCGGCGTCTCGCTCCTGGACGTGGAGCCCGCCTCCGACGACCTCCTGGCACTGGTGCACGACCGCTCCTACATCGAGGCGGTCAAGCGGGCCGGGCGGACCCTGGAGCCGGACGACGCCCACATGCTCGGCACCGCCGACAACCCCGTCTTCAAGGACATGCACGACGCGGCGGCGCTCATCTCGGGCGCCTCCGTCGCCGCCGCCAAGGCGGTGTGGACGGGGGAGTCCGTGCACGCCGCCAACATCGCGGGCGGCCTGCACCACGCCATGCGCGGCAACGCCTGGGGCTTCTGCGTCTACAACGACCCGGCGCTGGCCATCGCCTGGCTGCTGGAGCAGGGCGCCAAGCGCATCGCCTACGTCGACATCGACGTCCACCACGGGGACGGCGTCCAGCGCGCCTTCTACAACGACCCCCGGGTGCTCACCATCAGCCTCCACGAGTCGCCGGTCACCCTGTTCCCGGGTACCGGCCAGGCGGGGGAGACCGGCGGACCCGACGCCGAGGGGTACTCGGTCAACGTCGCCCTGCCCGCCGGCACCGGCGACAGCGGCTGGCACCGCGCCTTCGACGCGGTGGTCCCGCCGCTGCTGCACGAGTTCCAGCCGGAGATCCTGGTCACCCAGCAGGGCTGCGACACCCACGCCCTGGACCCGCTCGCCAACCTCACGCTCAGCGTGGACGGCCAGCGGCGCGCCTACGCCGAGCTGCACAAGCTCGCCCAGCGCACCGCGGGCGGCCGCTGGGTGCTGTTCGGCGGCGGCGGGTACGGGCTGGTGCACGTGGTGCCCCGGGCCTGGACGCACCTGCTCGCCGAGGCGGCGGGGCGCCCGGTGGACCCCGACCGCGAGACCCCCCAGAGCTGGCGCGACTTCGTCCGGGAGCGCACCGGCGAGCTGGCCCCGCTGTACATGACCGACGGCCGCGACGTGGTGTTCTCGCCCTTCGAGGAGGGCTACGACCCCGGTAACCCGGTGGACCGCGCCATTCACGCGACCCGGACCGCGGTGTTCCCGAGCCACGGTATCGACCCGAGTCTCTGA
- a CDS encoding helix-turn-helix domain-containing protein, translating to MNGSKPPLEEVRFLTVAEVATIMRVSKMTVYRMVHSGVLPAIRVGRSYRVPERAVHDYLREAFVEAG from the coding sequence ATGAACGGGAGCAAGCCGCCTCTCGAAGAGGTCAGGTTCCTGACCGTGGCGGAGGTCGCCACGATCATGCGAGTGTCCAAGATGACCGTGTACCGCATGGTGCACTCGGGAGTTCTCCCCGCGATCCGCGTGGGGCGTTCCTATCGGGTCCCCGAGCGGGCCGTCCACGACTACCTCCGTGAGGCTTTCGTCGAGGCGGGATGA
- the radA gene encoding DNA repair protein RadA has product MAKAKTMFRCAECGWTTLKWVGRCGECQAWGTVEEAGAPAPMAVAPAAVTSRARPITEISVESAEAVPTGIDELDRVLGGGAVPGGVVLLAGEPGVGKSTLLLEVAAKRAQAGPVLYVTGEESAGQVRLRAERLGALSDKLYLAAETSIATVASHVDAVAPGLLIVDSVQTMMSPDTTGVPGGVTQVRQVTGALIQLAKERGIATVLVGHVTKDGSIAGPRLLEHLVDVVLHFEGERHSQLRLLRAVKNRYGPTDEIGCFELTETGIVGLADPSGLFLTERTDPVPGTCITVALEGRRPIIAEVQALVAPTPLPAPRRATSGLDTSRVNMILAVLEKRTGMKLASLDVYASTVGGVRLTEPAIDLALAMAAGSSHNDVALPRGLVVVGEVGLAGDVRTVTGARRRVAEAQRLGFTEAIVPKHFGDPVPGIRVHEVEELSEALMRVARRR; this is encoded by the coding sequence ATGGCCAAAGCGAAGACGATGTTCCGGTGCGCCGAGTGCGGCTGGACCACCCTCAAATGGGTGGGCCGCTGCGGGGAGTGCCAGGCGTGGGGCACGGTCGAGGAGGCCGGGGCCCCGGCGCCCATGGCGGTCGCCCCCGCCGCGGTGACCTCCCGGGCGCGTCCCATCACCGAGATCAGCGTGGAGAGCGCCGAGGCCGTGCCCACCGGCATCGACGAGCTCGACCGGGTGCTGGGCGGCGGCGCCGTCCCGGGCGGCGTGGTCCTGCTCGCCGGCGAGCCCGGTGTCGGCAAGTCCACCCTGCTGCTCGAGGTGGCCGCCAAGCGCGCCCAGGCCGGGCCCGTCCTGTACGTGACCGGCGAGGAGTCGGCCGGGCAGGTCCGCCTGCGCGCCGAGCGCCTGGGGGCGCTGTCGGACAAGCTGTACCTGGCGGCGGAGACCTCCATCGCCACCGTGGCCTCGCACGTGGACGCGGTGGCGCCGGGCCTGCTCATCGTCGACTCGGTGCAGACCATGATGTCCCCCGACACCACCGGCGTCCCGGGCGGCGTGACCCAGGTGCGGCAGGTGACCGGCGCGCTCATCCAGCTCGCCAAGGAGCGCGGGATCGCCACGGTCCTGGTCGGACACGTGACCAAGGACGGCTCCATCGCCGGCCCGCGCCTGCTGGAGCACCTGGTGGACGTGGTGCTCCACTTCGAGGGCGAGCGCCACTCCCAGCTGCGCCTGCTGCGCGCGGTCAAGAACCGCTACGGCCCCACCGACGAGATCGGCTGCTTCGAGCTGACCGAGACCGGCATCGTGGGGCTGGCCGACCCCAGCGGCCTGTTCCTCACCGAGCGCACCGACCCGGTCCCGGGCACCTGCATCACCGTGGCCCTGGAGGGGCGGCGGCCGATCATCGCCGAGGTCCAGGCCCTGGTGGCGCCCACCCCGCTGCCGGCGCCCCGCCGGGCCACCTCGGGCCTGGACACCTCACGGGTGAACATGATCCTGGCGGTGCTGGAGAAGCGGACCGGGATGAAGCTCGCCAGCCTCGACGTGTACGCCTCCACGGTGGGCGGCGTGCGCCTGACCGAGCCCGCGATCGACCTCGCGCTGGCGATGGCCGCGGGCAGCTCGCACAACGACGTCGCCCTGCCGCGCGGCCTGGTGGTGGTCGGCGAGGTCGGCCTGGCCGGGGACGTGCGCACGGTCACCGGCGCCCGCCGCCGGGTGGCCGAGGCGCAGCGCCTGGGCTTCACCGAGGCGATCGTGCCCAAGCACTTCGGCGACCCGGTCCCCGGCATCCGCGTCCACGAGGTGGAGGAGCTCAGCGAGGCCCTGATGCGCGTGGCCAGGCGGCGCTGA
- a CDS encoding phosphatase yields the protein MTPPTRAELISHLVRTGIAGHVDTSRQNNLRHYRRLVQKDPYHQFGLTFSHDWTFSEVLALMSKRCGVVGDEEYVWGIDTIDPDLTVDALEAVADRMALAAERRERVMFATGHPNKLQGTYRVWKDALAARGCPVLTAAGGYTYEVTTERPPNRRFVVWRDDVAIVTDGHLARHSHHPFAMRAILGDLSDRGEPWPQLVIADHGFAGAAGEAGVPTLGFADCNDPALFLAEHEGKLLVTVPLDDGYLTEDYAPLRDYVLARAGLS from the coding sequence GTGACGCCGCCGACACGTGCTGAACTCATCTCCCATCTGGTGCGGACGGGAATCGCCGGACACGTCGACACCTCACGCCAGAACAATCTTCGGCACTACCGGCGCCTGGTCCAGAAGGACCCCTACCACCAGTTCGGCCTCACCTTCTCCCACGACTGGACCTTCTCCGAGGTCCTCGCCCTGATGAGCAAGCGGTGCGGCGTCGTCGGCGACGAGGAGTACGTCTGGGGCATCGACACCATCGACCCCGACCTCACCGTCGACGCCCTGGAGGCCGTCGCCGACCGGATGGCCCTGGCCGCCGAGCGCCGCGAACGGGTCATGTTCGCCACCGGCCACCCGAACAAGCTCCAGGGCACCTACCGGGTCTGGAAGGACGCCCTGGCCGCCCGCGGCTGCCCCGTCCTCACCGCCGCCGGCGGCTACACCTACGAGGTCACCACAGAGCGCCCGCCCAACCGCCGCTTCGTCGTCTGGCGGGACGACGTCGCCATCGTCACGGACGGGCACCTGGCCCGGCACAGCCACCACCCGTTCGCCATGCGGGCCATCCTCGGGGACCTCTCCGACCGCGGGGAGCCATGGCCGCAGTTGGTCATCGCGGATCACGGGTTCGCGGGTGCGGCCGGAGAGGCGGGAGTGCCCACACTGGGGTTCGCCGACTGCAACGACCCCGCCCTCTTTCTCGCGGAACACGAGGGAAAACTACTGGTCACGGTCCCTTTGGACGACGGTTATCTGACCGAGGACTACGCGCCGCTGCGCGATTACGTTCTCGCCCGAGCGGGTCTATCCTGA
- a CDS encoding SGNH/GDSL hydrolase family protein, with protein sequence MSPEAPFAPEPPVKPRRSRKVALVAAAALGLSLAAAPAAAEEAAFQHYVALGDSFTAGPLIPPYAPGSDPRCLRSSANYAQLTADRLGVAEFTDVSCSGAVTADFSESQFTGVAPQYDALTPDTDLVTVGIGGNDFGFVDVLTTCAKRSLENPLGNPCERHYGDELDRRVDDLRDEISGVYEEIAVRSPGATVLAVGYLQILPESNGCWPREPIARGDVAYLDGVQTALNTMIAEEAAAHGAVFVDVLERGHDICSPGSERWVEGIIPENSAAPVHPNAEGMAAVADRVAAALGAPVA encoded by the coding sequence ATGTCCCCCGAAGCCCCCTTCGCCCCCGAACCGCCCGTGAAGCCGCGACGCTCCCGCAAGGTCGCACTCGTCGCGGCCGCGGCCCTGGGCCTGTCCCTGGCGGCCGCCCCCGCGGCCGCCGAGGAGGCGGCCTTCCAGCACTACGTGGCCCTGGGCGACTCGTTCACCGCCGGCCCGCTGATCCCGCCGTACGCGCCCGGCTCCGACCCCCGCTGCCTGCGCTCCTCGGCCAACTACGCCCAGCTCACCGCCGACCGGCTGGGCGTGGCCGAGTTCACCGACGTCAGCTGCTCGGGGGCGGTCACCGCCGACTTCTCCGAGTCCCAGTTCACGGGGGTCGCCCCGCAGTACGACGCCCTCACCCCCGACACCGACCTGGTGACCGTGGGGATCGGCGGCAACGACTTCGGCTTCGTGGACGTGCTCACCACCTGCGCCAAGCGCAGCCTGGAGAACCCGCTGGGCAACCCCTGCGAGCGCCACTACGGCGACGAACTCGACCGGCGGGTGGACGACCTGCGCGACGAGATCTCCGGTGTGTACGAGGAGATCGCCGTCCGCAGCCCCGGCGCGACCGTGCTCGCGGTCGGGTACCTCCAGATCCTCCCCGAGAGCAACGGCTGCTGGCCGCGGGAGCCGATCGCCCGCGGCGACGTGGCCTACCTGGACGGGGTGCAGACCGCGCTCAACACGATGATCGCCGAGGAGGCCGCCGCCCACGGCGCGGTCTTCGTCGACGTCCTGGAGCGCGGCCACGACATCTGCTCCCCGGGCTCCGAGCGCTGGGTGGAGGGGATCATCCCGGAGAACTCCGCGGCCCCGGTGCACCCCAACGCCGAGGGCATGGCCGCCGTCGCCGACCGCGTCGCCGCCGCGCTGGGCGCCCCGGTCGCCTGA
- a CDS encoding TlpA family protein disulfide reductase, giving the protein MTRLAAAAAAAVLALTGCAGGNEIETGGEDDRFISGDGSATAFPADERVDAPDFSGTTLDGDTIGLSDYAGGIVVLNVWASWCGPCRTEQPVLDEVYTEYTDLGVDFLGVNIKDDDTAARAYLETKGVEYPSLYDQPGEVPQAFRGTVPPRAIPSTLIIDPDGRIAARVIGPTTYGQLTELLNPIVVEYDLGDPEERPRVAEQEAEAQESGEPEESAEPGESPSPDGDDA; this is encoded by the coding sequence GTGACGCGCCTTGCCGCGGCCGCGGCGGCCGCCGTCCTCGCCCTGACCGGCTGCGCCGGGGGCAACGAGATCGAGACCGGCGGCGAGGACGACCGCTTCATCTCGGGCGACGGCAGCGCCACCGCCTTCCCCGCCGACGAGCGGGTCGACGCGCCCGACTTCTCCGGCACCACCCTGGACGGCGACACCATCGGGCTGTCCGACTACGCCGGCGGCATCGTCGTCCTCAACGTCTGGGCCAGCTGGTGCGGGCCCTGCCGGACCGAGCAGCCCGTCCTGGACGAGGTGTACACCGAGTACACCGACCTGGGCGTGGACTTCCTCGGCGTCAACATCAAGGACGACGACACCGCCGCCCGCGCCTACCTGGAGACCAAGGGCGTCGAGTACCCGAGCCTGTACGACCAGCCCGGCGAGGTGCCCCAGGCGTTCCGCGGCACGGTCCCGCCGCGCGCGATCCCCAGCACCCTGATCATCGACCCCGACGGGCGCATCGCCGCCCGCGTCATCGGGCCGACCACCTACGGCCAGCTCACCGAGCTGCTGAACCCGATCGTCGTGGAGTACGACCTCGGCGACCCGGAGGAGCGCCCCCGCGTGGCCGAGCAGGAGGCCGAGGCGCAGGAGTCCGGGGAGCCCGAGGAGTCCGCGGAACCCGGCGAGAGCCCGAGCCCCGACGGGGACGACGCCTGA
- a CDS encoding DUF1109 domain-containing protein has protein sequence MGPGGPPGPPGGPFGPPPPPRPKRLGLFSSPTALHTAALNATGVGAGYLRIKRWPFFAVALAVTLGLLVTAAFLGAADNLLLWTPVLLAWFLAAAVHGLFAGRAHDERVLAQGGTPPRSAVPYLTAGGLAVALVVSLTAVWQLGEWRLRVADASHARGECGNSEAVAEYESVEDFFQLSFSPSLMERARAGIAACRLLEQAQEDVAAEDYGRALDSYAVYFEHPAARWQDTDGEVADIHFSYATDLLENADAALAGEVTPEYTDDVLRAHEIFAIIPVDYEGTAAAGRVPEALVGLYETGTNRLGSEWCVGLDQIDVLRDLDWSAAPEIPDRIEEERPEAALECGWESVEAQEFDQADEMVEILESQYADYEAGDVETMVTHIGAGRIEQEMDLMTAIGESDLDASPTGGSGNDKFVFEIVNHSPYELRFLYVGPDKVHGEVTAAPCEDCDTYAPGSPPSYDACFGDGETLKVELEPGEYRILIANSDSLFTRPMHGTVDLSGGDLSESCYYVTTGE, from the coding sequence ATGGGTCCCGGCGGACCGCCCGGTCCCCCCGGCGGCCCGTTCGGCCCGCCCCCGCCGCCCCGGCCCAAGCGCCTGGGCCTGTTCTCCTCGCCCACCGCGCTGCACACCGCCGCCCTCAACGCCACCGGCGTGGGCGCGGGCTACCTCCGCATCAAGCGGTGGCCGTTCTTCGCCGTGGCCCTGGCCGTCACCCTCGGGCTGCTGGTCACCGCGGCGTTCCTCGGCGCCGCCGACAACCTGCTGCTGTGGACCCCGGTCCTCCTGGCCTGGTTCCTCGCCGCCGCGGTGCACGGCCTCTTCGCCGGCCGCGCCCACGACGAGCGCGTCCTCGCCCAGGGCGGCACCCCGCCCCGCAGCGCCGTCCCCTACCTGACGGCCGGCGGCCTGGCCGTCGCCCTGGTCGTCTCCCTCACCGCCGTGTGGCAGCTCGGCGAGTGGCGGCTGCGCGTGGCCGACGCCTCCCACGCCCGCGGCGAGTGCGGGAACTCCGAGGCCGTCGCCGAGTACGAGTCCGTCGAGGACTTCTTCCAGCTGTCCTTCTCCCCCTCGCTCATGGAGCGAGCCCGCGCCGGGATCGCCGCCTGCCGCCTGCTGGAGCAGGCCCAGGAGGACGTCGCCGCCGAGGACTACGGGCGGGCGCTGGACTCCTACGCGGTCTACTTCGAGCACCCCGCCGCCCGCTGGCAGGACACCGACGGCGAGGTCGCCGACATCCACTTCTCCTACGCGACCGACCTGCTGGAGAACGCCGACGCCGCGCTCGCCGGCGAGGTCACCCCCGAGTACACCGACGACGTCCTGCGGGCCCACGAGATCTTCGCGATCATCCCGGTGGACTACGAGGGCACCGCGGCCGCGGGCCGGGTGCCCGAGGCGCTGGTCGGCCTGTACGAGACGGGCACCAACCGCCTGGGCTCGGAGTGGTGCGTGGGCCTGGACCAGATCGACGTCCTCAGGGACCTCGACTGGAGCGCGGCCCCCGAGATCCCCGACCGGATCGAGGAGGAGCGCCCCGAGGCCGCCCTGGAGTGCGGCTGGGAGTCCGTCGAGGCCCAGGAGTTCGACCAGGCCGACGAGATGGTCGAGATCCTGGAGTCCCAGTACGCCGACTACGAGGCCGGCGACGTCGAGACGATGGTCACCCACATCGGTGCCGGGCGCATCGAGCAGGAGATGGACCTGATGACCGCCATCGGCGAGAGCGACCTGGACGCCTCGCCCACGGGCGGCTCGGGCAACGACAAGTTCGTCTTCGAGATCGTCAACCACTCGCCGTACGAGCTGCGCTTCCTCTACGTGGGACCGGACAAGGTCCACGGCGAGGTCACCGCGGCCCCGTGCGAGGACTGCGACACCTACGCGCCGGGCTCGCCGCCCTCCTACGACGCGTGCTTCGGCGACGGCGAGACCCTCAAGGTCGAGCTGGAGCCGGGCGAGTACCGCATCCTCATCGCCAACAGCGACTCGCTGTTCACCCGGCCCATGCACGGGACGGTGGACCTGAGCGGCGGGGACCTGTCCGAGAGCTGCTACTACGTCACCACGGGCGAGTAG
- a CDS encoding C40 family peptidase, with protein sequence MRIPRHHEQTQACRPADPGRQASHSRRPRTGARALSAALLAAALAFGAAPGLAQAAPAAPAGGGERVHQLSSATAERAIEAAESQKGTPYAWGGSKPGGFDCSGLVQWSFKQAGVNLPRIAQDQVDHGTRVSYSNARRGDLLYWTDSGGYAYHVAIYLGNGRMIDAPRTGDEVRERDVTRYNLAGAVRL encoded by the coding sequence GTGCGAATACCGCGACACCACGAGCAAACGCAGGCCTGTCGTCCCGCGGACCCGGGGCGGCAGGCCTCGCACTCCCGGCGGCCCCGGACCGGGGCGCGTGCGCTCTCCGCGGCCCTCCTCGCCGCCGCGCTGGCGTTCGGCGCCGCACCCGGGCTCGCACAGGCGGCCCCCGCCGCCCCGGCGGGCGGGGGAGAGCGCGTCCACCAGCTCTCCTCCGCCACCGCGGAGAGGGCGATCGAGGCCGCCGAGTCCCAGAAGGGGACCCCCTACGCCTGGGGCGGGAGCAAGCCCGGCGGCTTCGACTGCTCCGGGCTCGTCCAGTGGTCGTTCAAGCAGGCCGGGGTGAACCTGCCCCGCATCGCCCAGGACCAGGTGGACCACGGCACCCGGGTGAGCTACTCCAACGCGAGGAGGGGCGACCTCCTGTACTGGACCGACAGCGGCGGCTACGCCTACCACGTCGCCATCTACCTCGGCAACGGCCGGATGATCGACGCGCCCCGAACGGGCGACGAGGTCCGCGAGCGGGACGTCACCCGCTACAACCTCGCCGGAGCCGTGCGGCTGTGA
- a CDS encoding sugar phosphate isomerase/epimerase family protein, with translation MSAIQVPDAPVVLSTASVYPEKTPAAFEIAAKLGYDGIEVLVSSDPASQDIDLLRRLSDYHQIPVTAVHSPCLVLTQRVWGREPWGKLVRSKEMAEALGAKTIVVHPAFRWQRDYAREFEVGVARMQEETDVVFAVENMYPVRVRDREVVPYAPSWNPLDRDYADVTLDMSHTAMSGSDAMDMAKRLGDRLSHIHVADGFGGQNLDEHLIPGRGRQPVAEVLEYLAAGGFEGQLVLEVSTRKAPDRQARLRELAEALAFTRLHFARPAEPAGAPGPRDRRERIALLRRRPPAPPRLFEVDSSGTVESGDGD, from the coding sequence GTGAGCGCTATCCAGGTACCAGACGCGCCCGTCGTCCTCTCGACGGCGTCGGTCTACCCTGAGAAGACCCCGGCCGCCTTCGAGATCGCCGCGAAACTGGGGTACGACGGCATCGAGGTGCTCGTCTCCTCCGACCCCGCCAGCCAGGACATCGACCTGCTGCGGCGCCTCTCCGACTACCACCAGATCCCGGTCACCGCAGTCCACTCCCCGTGCCTCGTCCTCACCCAGCGGGTGTGGGGGCGCGAACCCTGGGGCAAGCTCGTCCGCTCCAAGGAGATGGCCGAGGCGCTGGGCGCCAAGACCATCGTGGTCCACCCCGCCTTCCGCTGGCAGCGCGACTACGCCCGCGAGTTCGAGGTGGGCGTCGCCCGCATGCAGGAGGAGACCGACGTCGTCTTCGCCGTCGAGAACATGTACCCGGTGCGCGTGCGCGACCGCGAGGTCGTGCCCTACGCCCCGAGCTGGAACCCCCTCGACCGCGACTACGCCGACGTCACCCTGGACATGTCGCACACCGCGATGTCGGGCTCCGACGCCATGGACATGGCCAAGCGGCTGGGCGACCGGCTCTCCCACATCCACGTCGCCGACGGCTTCGGCGGGCAGAACCTCGACGAGCACCTCATCCCGGGCCGCGGCCGCCAGCCGGTCGCCGAGGTCCTGGAGTACCTGGCCGCGGGCGGGTTCGAGGGGCAGCTGGTGCTGGAGGTGAGCACCCGCAAGGCGCCCGACCGCCAGGCCCGGCTGCGGGAGCTGGCCGAGGCGCTGGCCTTCACACGGCTGCACTTCGCCCGGCCCGCCGAGCCCGCGGGGGCGCCGGGGCCCCGCGACCGGCGCGAGCGGATCGCCCTGCTGCGGCGCCGTCCGCCTGCCCCGCCCCGGCTGTTCGAGGTGGACTCCTCGGGGACGGTCGAGAGCGGCGACGGGGACTGA
- a CDS encoding class I SAM-dependent methyltransferase, translated as MDPDGVIEAAMERIRPMAGARVLDIGCGTGFHLPRFARSAARVTGVEPHPALAARARKRVAGLDGVEVLNGVAQRLPVPDSVVEVAHARWAYFFGPGCEPGLAELDRVMRRGGVAFVIDNDATRSTFGGWFRRSLPSYDPAAVERFWSSHGFGREALTMRWDFTDRRAFEAVVGIEFPPALAAEIIAAHPGTAVDYAVNLWWRRY; from the coding sequence GTGGACCCGGACGGGGTCATCGAGGCGGCGATGGAGCGCATCCGCCCGATGGCGGGCGCCCGGGTGCTGGACATCGGGTGCGGCACCGGGTTCCACCTGCCCCGGTTCGCGCGGAGCGCGGCCCGGGTGACCGGGGTGGAGCCCCATCCCGCGCTGGCGGCGCGGGCCCGCAAGCGGGTGGCGGGACTGGACGGCGTCGAGGTCCTGAACGGTGTGGCCCAGCGGCTGCCCGTCCCCGACTCCGTCGTCGAGGTCGCGCACGCCCGCTGGGCCTACTTCTTCGGTCCCGGCTGCGAGCCCGGCCTGGCCGAGCTCGACCGGGTGATGCGACGCGGCGGGGTCGCGTTCGTGATCGACAACGACGCGACCCGCTCCACGTTCGGCGGCTGGTTCCGGCGGTCGCTGCCGTCGTACGACCCGGCCGCCGTAGAACGGTTCTGGTCCTCCCACGGGTTCGGGCGCGAGGCCCTGACGATGCGATGGGACTTCACCGACCGCCGCGCCTTCGAGGCGGTGGTGGGGATCGAGTTCCCTCCGGCCCTGGCCGCGGAGATCATCGCGGCGCATCCGGGGACCGCGGTGGACTACGCGGTCAATCTCTGGTGGCGGAGGTACTGA